A genome region from Gemmatimonadota bacterium includes the following:
- a CDS encoding enoyl-CoA hydratase, whose product MTTPHILTATANGVVTIELSRREKKNAITTAMYRGMSDALDEAARDAEVRAVLLRGQADLFTAGNDVGDFLTGTARAEAQGHRFLVAISSFPKPIVAAVGGLAIGIGTTMLMHCDLVLAAEETRFQLPFVNLGLCPEAGSSMLLPQMAGHRLAAELMLLGDYFDAHTAQRAGIVNHVVAADTLLDVSTSLAERLAKQPPDALATTKALLKRPMGRSVREAIEEEYPHFERLLQSDEARSIFRAFLEKR is encoded by the coding sequence GTGACCACTCCGCACATCCTCACCGCCACGGCCAACGGCGTTGTCACCATCGAGCTGTCGCGCCGTGAGAAGAAGAACGCGATCACCACGGCGATGTACCGGGGGATGAGCGACGCGCTCGACGAGGCCGCGCGCGACGCCGAGGTGCGCGCCGTGTTGCTGCGGGGGCAGGCCGACCTCTTCACCGCGGGCAACGACGTCGGCGACTTCCTCACGGGAACGGCGCGCGCGGAGGCGCAGGGCCATCGTTTCCTGGTCGCGATCTCGTCGTTCCCCAAGCCGATCGTAGCAGCGGTGGGCGGGCTGGCCATCGGGATCGGCACGACGATGCTGATGCACTGCGACCTCGTGCTGGCCGCCGAGGAAACGCGTTTCCAGCTGCCGTTCGTCAACCTCGGGCTCTGCCCGGAGGCCGGGTCGAGCATGCTGCTGCCGCAGATGGCCGGTCACCGCCTGGCGGCGGAACTCATGCTGCTCGGCGACTACTTCGACGCGCACACGGCGCAGCGCGCCGGCATCGTCAATCACGTCGTGGCCGCCGACACCTTGCTCGACGTCTCGACGTCGCTCGCCGAACGATTGGCCAAGCAGCCGCCGGATGCGCTGGCCACGACCAAGGCGCTGCTCAAGCGCCCGATGGGGCGCTCCGTGCGCGAGGCCATCGAGGAGGAGTACCCACACTTCGAGCGACTCCTCCAGTCCGACGAGGCGCGGTCGATCTTCCGCGCCTTCCTCGAGAAGCGATAG
- a CDS encoding D-aminoacylase yields MHVLATVAVALPVLASPAAAQPRQRPAAPSATVPPYDVVIHGGRIVDGTGAPWYAGDIAIANGRIAAIGRFSPTQGKRAIDATGHIVAPGFIDMMGQTATPFLANPNSAFNLLSQGITTINAGEGVSSAPLEGEQATRAGWSTMRQLFAKLDSAGMPMNAVQTVGHTQLRRLVIGDKDRQATPEELERMRGYVREAMEAGAIGVSTSLIYPPAIYGSESEIAELTKVAGTYGGSYFTHMRNEGDRLLEAIDEALRIGAAAGTPVHIFHLKTAGQGNWGKMDLAIARIRAARASGQQVGVDIYPYINNGLGIRALLHPRHAADGQAELLRKLGDPAVRTEMRREMETLGGWENWYAHAGKNWDRVIVSGLAEPYAQYSGMSVGDIARKVGKEAWDLFFEIAPTSASAMPQSMSDANKIKAMREEFTSFDTDAGPMMPEEKEGHPRGYGSFPRLLARYVRELGVLSLEGMVHRMSAVAANEIRAYDRGRLAPGLAADIVVFDAATIRDRSTFAEPTLPSEGMRYVLVNGGVVLEDGKYTGARPGRVIRGPGYKPAPAAR; encoded by the coding sequence ATGCATGTCCTGGCGACCGTGGCGGTCGCGCTTCCCGTCCTTGCGTCGCCCGCAGCCGCGCAGCCCCGGCAACGCCCGGCCGCCCCCTCGGCGACGGTGCCTCCCTACGACGTCGTGATCCACGGCGGGCGCATCGTCGATGGGACGGGGGCGCCGTGGTACGCCGGAGACATCGCCATCGCCAACGGGCGCATCGCCGCCATCGGGCGTTTCAGCCCCACACAGGGAAAGCGGGCGATCGATGCCACTGGGCACATCGTCGCCCCCGGCTTCATCGACATGATGGGACAGACGGCCACGCCGTTTCTCGCCAATCCCAACAGCGCCTTCAACCTGCTGTCACAGGGGATCACGACCATCAACGCCGGCGAGGGGGTGTCGAGCGCCCCGCTCGAAGGCGAGCAGGCGACGCGCGCCGGCTGGTCGACGATGCGCCAGCTCTTCGCCAAGCTCGACTCGGCGGGGATGCCGATGAACGCGGTGCAGACCGTGGGGCACACGCAGCTGCGGCGCCTGGTCATCGGCGACAAGGACCGACAGGCCACCCCCGAAGAGCTCGAGCGCATGCGCGGCTACGTGCGCGAGGCGATGGAGGCCGGGGCCATCGGAGTCTCGACCTCGCTCATCTATCCGCCGGCCATCTACGGCTCGGAGTCGGAGATTGCCGAGCTCACCAAGGTCGCGGGGACCTACGGCGGTTCGTACTTCACGCACATGCGCAACGAAGGGGACCGCCTGCTCGAGGCGATCGACGAGGCGTTGCGCATCGGGGCCGCCGCGGGGACACCGGTCCACATCTTCCACCTCAAGACCGCCGGGCAGGGGAACTGGGGGAAGATGGATCTCGCGATTGCCCGCATCAGGGCGGCGCGCGCGTCGGGGCAACAGGTGGGGGTCGATATCTATCCCTACATCAACAACGGGCTGGGGATTCGTGCCCTGTTGCACCCACGGCACGCCGCCGATGGGCAGGCCGAGCTGCTGCGAAAGCTCGGCGATCCCGCGGTGCGCACCGAGATGCGCCGCGAGATGGAAACGTTAGGCGGCTGGGAGAACTGGTACGCGCACGCCGGGAAGAACTGGGACCGCGTGATCGTCTCCGGCCTGGCGGAGCCGTATGCGCAGTACTCGGGGATGAGCGTGGGCGACATCGCCCGGAAGGTGGGGAAGGAGGCGTGGGACCTCTTCTTCGAGATCGCCCCCACGTCGGCCTCCGCCATGCCGCAGTCGATGTCGGACGCCAACAAGATCAAGGCGATGCGTGAGGAGTTCACCTCGTTCGACACCGACGCCGGCCCCATGATGCCCGAGGAGAAGGAAGGGCACCCGCGCGGGTACGGATCGTTTCCTCGCCTGCTCGCGCGCTATGTGCGCGAGTTGGGGGTGCTGTCGCTCGAGGGGATGGTGCATCGCATGAGCGCCGTGGCGGCCAACGAGATTCGCGCCTACGATCGCGGGCGCCTGGCCCCGGGGCTCGCCGCCGACATCGTGGTCTTCGACGCCGCGACCATTCGCGATCGCTCGACGTTTGCCGAGCCGACGCTCCCTTCGGAGGGGATGCGATACGTCCTCGTGAATGGCGGGGTGGTGCTCGAGGACGGGAAGTACACGGGGGCCAGGCCCGGGCGCGTGATCCGCGGGCCGGGCTACAAGCCGGCCCCGGCCGCTCGTTAG
- a CDS encoding NAD(P)-dependent oxidoreductase: protein MADDALPIVGVVGVGKMGGPMVRRLLAAGHRVLVFNRTEARLAPYLSSGAVATRSVGALAAAADVVITCVDTVAASERLYLDADGIVDHARTDALLIEHGTITPALARRVAERSAQRGVHFVDAPVSGGPEGAEQGTLAIMAGGSAVAFERARAVVQAYGRTIVHMGPPGAGTHAKLVNQLLTFVHGAAAAEAIALAQRVGLDLEALAEVLRAGFGQSRMLDRTLARVQGGQYDAGAALVLYEKDLGIVAGVGVEQGLQLPVTEAARAVLAAAMDEGLGARDIAALRLRYPDGDSPGGSA, encoded by the coding sequence ATGGCTGACGACGCGCTTCCCATCGTCGGGGTGGTGGGCGTGGGGAAGATGGGTGGGCCCATGGTCCGGCGCCTCCTGGCGGCAGGGCATCGGGTCCTGGTCTTCAATCGGACCGAGGCGCGCCTGGCACCGTACCTGTCGTCGGGGGCCGTGGCCACGCGCTCCGTGGGGGCACTCGCCGCTGCGGCCGACGTGGTCATCACCTGCGTCGACACGGTGGCTGCGTCGGAGCGGCTCTACCTGGACGCCGACGGCATCGTGGACCATGCCCGCACGGATGCCCTCCTCATCGAGCACGGGACCATCACCCCGGCGCTCGCGCGGCGGGTGGCCGAACGGTCGGCGCAGCGCGGGGTGCACTTCGTCGACGCGCCGGTGAGTGGCGGTCCCGAAGGGGCAGAGCAGGGGACGCTGGCCATCATGGCCGGTGGCAGTGCGGTGGCGTTCGAGCGGGCGCGGGCGGTGGTGCAGGCCTACGGACGCACCATCGTGCACATGGGGCCACCCGGGGCCGGGACGCACGCCAAGCTCGTGAACCAGCTGCTCACCTTCGTGCACGGGGCGGCGGCCGCGGAGGCGATTGCTCTGGCGCAGCGCGTGGGGCTCGACCTCGAGGCGCTGGCGGAGGTGCTGCGCGCCGGCTTCGGGCAGTCGCGCATGCTCGACCGCACGCTCGCGCGGGTGCAGGGCGGCCAGTATGATGCAGGCGCCGCGCTGGTGCTCTACGAGAAGGACCTGGGCATCGTCGCGGGCGTCGGTGTCGAACAGGGATTGCAGCTGCCGGTGACCGAGGCGGCGCGCGCGGTCCTGGCGGCGGCGATGGACGAGGGGCTGGGGGCGCGCGATATCGCCGCGCTCCGGCTGCGATATCCGGACGGTGACTCCCCCGGCGGGAGCGCCTGA